Proteins found in one Neomonachus schauinslandi chromosome 1, ASM220157v2, whole genome shotgun sequence genomic segment:
- the GABPA gene encoding GA-binding protein alpha chain, translating into MTKREAEELIEIEIDGTEKPECTEESIVEQAYTPAECVSQAIDINEPIGNLKKLLEPRLQCSLDAHEICLQDIQLDPERSLFDQGVKTDGTVQLSVQVISYQGIEPKLNILEIVKPAETVEVVIDPDAHHAEAEAHLVEEAQVITLDGTKHITTISDETSEQVTRWAAALEGYRKEQERLGIPYDPIQWSTDQVLHWVVWVMKEFSMTDIDLTTLNISGRELCSLNQEDFFQRVPRGEILWSHLELLRKYVLASQEQQMNEIVTIDQPVQIIPASVQSATPTTIKVINSSAKAAKVQRAPRISGEDRSSPGNRTGNNGQIQLWQFLLELLTDKDARDCISWVGDEGEFKLNQPELVAQKWGQRKNKPTMNYEKLSRALRYYYDGDMICKVQGKRFVYKFVCDLKTLIGYSAAELNRLVTECEQKKLAKMQLHGIAQPVTAVALATASLQTEKEN; encoded by the exons ATGACtaaaagagaagcagaggagcTGATAGAAATTGAGATTGATGGGACAGAGAAACCAGAGTGCACAGAAGAAAG TATTGTAGAACAAGCCTACACCCCAGCTGAATGTGTAAGCCAGGCTATAGACATCAATGAGCCAATAGGCAATTTAAAGAAACTACTAGAACCAAGACTACAGTGTTCTTTGGATGCTCATGAAATTTGCCTGCAAGATAtccag CTGGATCCAGAACGAAGTTTATTTGACCAAGGAGTAAAAACAGATGGAACTGTACAACTTAGTGTACAGGTAATTTCTTACCAAG GAATTGAACCTAAGCTAAACATCCTTGAAATTGTTAAACCTGCGGAAACAGTTGAAGTAGTCATTGATCCAGATGCCCATCATGCTGAAGCAGAAGCACATCTTGTTGAGGAGGCTCAAGTAATAACTCTTGATGGCACAAAACACATTACAACTATTTCAGACGAAACCTCAGAACAAGTGACAAGATGGGCTGCCGCTCTGGAAGGTTATAGGAAAGAGCAGGAACGCCTTGGGATACCTTATg atcCTATACAGTGGTCCACAGaccaagtcctgcattgggtggTTTGGGTAATGAAGGAATTCAGCATGACTGATATAGACCTGACCACACTCAACATTTCCGGAAGAGAATTATGCAGTCTCAACCAAGAAGATTTTTTTCAGCGAGTGCCTCGGGGAGAAATTCTATGGAGTCATCTGGAACTTCTTcgaaaat ATGTGTTGGCAAGCCAAGAACAACAGATGAATGAGATAGTTACAATTGATCAGC CTGTGCAGATTATTCCAGCATCAGTGCAGTCTGCTACACCAACTACCATTAAAGTTATAAATAGTAGTGCAAAGGCAGCTAAAGTACAAAGAGCTCCAAGGATTTCAGGAGAAGATAGAAGTTCACCTGGGAACAGAACAG GAAACAATGGTCAAATCCAACTGTGGCAGTTTTTGCTAGAACTTCTGACTGACAAGGATGCTCGAGACTGCATTTCTTGGGTCGGTGATGAAGGCGAGTTTAAGCTAAATCAGCCTGAACTAGTTGCACAAAAATGGGGACAACGTAAAAATAAGCCTACAATGAACTATGAGAAACTCAGTCGTGCATTAAG gtattaTTATGATGGGGACATGATTTGTAAAGTTCAAGGCAAGAGATTTGTGTACAAGTTTGTCTGTGACTTGAAGACACTTATTGGATACAGTGCAGCAGAGTTGAACCGTTTGGTCACAGAATGTGAACAGAAGAAACTTGCAAAGATGCAGCTCCATGGGATTGCCCAGCCGGTCACAGCAGTAGCCCTGGCCACTGCTTCCCTGCAGACGGAAAAGGAGAATTGA